One window from the genome of Physeter macrocephalus isolate SW-GA unplaced genomic scaffold, ASM283717v5 random_1273, whole genome shotgun sequence encodes:
- the LYSET gene encoding lysosomal enzyme trafficking factor has product MVAFSEMPKPPDYSELSDSLTLAVGTGRFSGPLHRAWRMMNFRQRMGWIGVGLYLLASAAAFYYVFEINETYNRLALEHIQQHPEEPLEGTTWIHSLKARLLSLPFWFWTVIFLIPYLQMFLFLYSCTRADPKTMGYCIIPICLAVVCNRHQAFVKASNQISRLQLIDT; this is encoded by the exons ATGGTGGCTTTCTCTGAAATGCCAAAGCCACCCGATTATTCAGAGCTGAGTGACTCTTTAACGCTTGCCGTGGGAACAGGAAGATTTTCGGGACCACT GCACAGAGCATGGAGAATGATGAACTTCCGTCAGCGTATGGGATGGATTGGAGTGGGATTGTATCTGTTAGCAAGTGCAGCAGCATTTTACTATGTTTTTGAAATCAACGAGACTTACAATAGGCTGGCCTTGGAACACATTCAACAGCACCCAGAGGAGCCCCTTGAAGGAACCACATGGATACACTCCTTGAAAGCTCGGTTACTCTCCCTGCCTTTTTGGTTTTGGACAGTTATTTTTCTGATACCTTACTTGCAGatgtttttgttcctttattcttGTACAAGAGCTGACCCCAAAACGATGGGCTACTGTATTATTCCCATATGCTTGGCAGTTGTATGCAATCGCCACCAGGCATTTGTCAAGGCTTCTAATCAGATCAGCAGACTACAACTTATTGACACATAA